From Cellulomonas fimi ATCC 484, a single genomic window includes:
- a CDS encoding sugar ABC transporter ATP-binding protein: MVTDDRHHAPSAPTPGTPGARHADAPDETPVLQMRGIVKQFPGARALDGVDLDVRAGEVHCLLGQNGAGKSTLIKVLAGAHQPDEGQVLLDGTPVTIAHPVAGLRLGVATMYQELDVVDGLSVAENVYLGHELASGGFTQRRAATQRTRELLRRLGHPDISPHREVGSLSAAGKQIVSMARALSHDARVIVMDEPSAVLDSEEVANLFRVVRELTAQGVAVVYISHRLEEIRQIGDRITVLKDGRTVATGLPAAGTPTAELIRLMTGRTVEYAIPRRPPVAPDAPVVLSVEGLTVRGELHDVSFDVRAGEVVGLAGLVGSGRSEVLETVFGARRPVAGTVRVDGTPVRPGSVGAAVRAGIGLCPEERKSQGLLLDEPVYRNITLSTFARTARGSLLDEAAERRAAREQIAALDLRPADPERTARTLSGGNQQKVLLARWLVHGCRVLLLDEPTRGVDVGARAEIYGIVAELAAQGAAVVVVSSEIDEVLGLSDRVVVLSEGRVVHAGPASQIDEHRVLDLVMEGSAA; this comes from the coding sequence ATGGTCACCGACGACCGACACCACGCCCCGTCCGCACCGACGCCCGGCACCCCGGGGGCCCGCCACGCCGACGCCCCAGACGAGACCCCCGTCCTCCAGATGCGCGGCATCGTCAAGCAGTTCCCCGGTGCCCGGGCGCTCGACGGCGTCGACCTCGACGTCCGGGCCGGCGAGGTGCACTGCCTGCTCGGCCAGAACGGCGCCGGCAAGTCGACGCTCATCAAGGTCCTCGCCGGTGCCCACCAGCCGGACGAGGGGCAGGTCCTGCTCGACGGCACGCCCGTCACGATCGCGCACCCCGTCGCGGGCCTGCGGCTCGGCGTCGCGACCATGTACCAGGAGCTCGACGTCGTCGACGGGCTGTCCGTCGCCGAGAACGTCTACCTCGGCCACGAGCTCGCGAGCGGCGGCTTCACGCAGCGGCGCGCCGCCACCCAGCGCACGCGCGAGCTGCTGCGGCGCCTCGGCCACCCCGACATCTCGCCGCACCGCGAGGTCGGCAGCCTCTCCGCCGCGGGCAAGCAGATCGTCAGCATGGCGCGCGCGCTGTCCCACGACGCGCGCGTCATCGTCATGGACGAGCCGTCGGCCGTGCTCGACAGCGAAGAGGTCGCCAACCTGTTCCGCGTCGTGCGCGAGCTCACCGCGCAGGGCGTCGCCGTCGTCTACATCTCGCACCGCCTGGAGGAGATCCGGCAGATCGGCGACCGCATCACGGTGCTCAAGGACGGGCGCACGGTCGCGACCGGGCTGCCCGCGGCCGGGACGCCGACCGCCGAGCTCATCCGCCTCATGACCGGACGCACCGTCGAGTACGCGATCCCGCGCCGCCCGCCCGTCGCCCCCGACGCCCCCGTCGTGCTGTCCGTCGAGGGGCTGACCGTGCGCGGCGAGCTGCACGACGTCTCGTTCGACGTGCGCGCCGGCGAGGTCGTCGGTCTCGCCGGGCTCGTCGGGTCCGGACGCTCGGAGGTGCTCGAGACCGTCTTCGGCGCCCGCCGCCCGGTCGCGGGGACCGTCCGTGTCGACGGCACGCCCGTGCGCCCGGGGTCGGTCGGCGCCGCCGTGCGCGCCGGCATCGGCCTGTGCCCCGAGGAGCGCAAGAGCCAGGGGCTGCTGCTCGACGAGCCCGTCTACCGGAACATCACGCTGTCCACGTTCGCCCGCACGGCCCGCGGCTCGCTGCTCGACGAGGCCGCCGAGCGGCGCGCGGCCCGCGAGCAGATCGCAGCGCTCGACCTGCGCCCCGCCGACCCCGAGCGCACGGCGCGCACGCTGTCGGGCGGCAACCAGCAGAAGGTGCTCCTGGCCCGCTGGCTCGTGCACGGCTGCCGGGTGCTGCTGCTCGACGAGCCCACCCGCGGCGTCGACGTCGGGGCGCGGGCCGAGATCTACGGCATCGTCGCGGAGCTCGCCGCCCAGGGCGCCGCCGTCGTCGTCGTGTCCAGCGAGATCGACGAGGTGCTCGGCCTGTCCGACCGCGTCGTCGTCCTGTCCGAGGGGCGCGTCGTGCACGCCGGCCCCGCGTCCCAGATCGACGAGCACCGGGTGCTCGACCTCGTCATGGAAGGGAGTGCCGCGTGA
- a CDS encoding ROK family protein — translation MDELKVAPRPTGVGEMFQLLRDGQPRTRSDLASLTGQARSTIAARVDALLGSGLVSPAGEATSTGGRPPATFAFNPAARVVLAVDLGATHSRLAVTDLAGTVLAEQGEQIAIADGPRPVLDRVADLGLELLAQARRDPRDLVSVGVGLPGPVEHSTGRPINPPIMPGWDDADVPGLLTYRLGVPVLVDNDVNIMAVGEHAAAWRSVDHLLFVKVATGIGAGIISDGAIRRGAQGAAGDLGHVAVPGGSDLPCRCGNTGCLEAVAAGPAIAAALSARGLAAHDSADVVALVRSGDPAAGREVRDAGRHIGEVLAACVSMLNPSTIVVGGIVAEAGEQLLAGIREVVYRRSLPLATQHLRIVTSRTGARAGVLGAATMAAEHVLSAAAVDALVS, via the coding sequence ATGGACGAGCTGAAGGTCGCGCCCCGCCCGACCGGCGTCGGCGAGATGTTCCAGCTCCTGCGCGACGGACAGCCCCGCACCCGCTCCGACCTGGCCTCTCTCACCGGGCAGGCCCGCTCGACCATCGCCGCCCGTGTCGACGCGCTCCTCGGGTCGGGCCTCGTCTCCCCCGCGGGCGAGGCCACGTCCACCGGCGGGCGGCCGCCCGCGACGTTCGCGTTCAACCCCGCGGCGCGCGTCGTGCTCGCCGTCGACCTCGGCGCCACGCACTCCCGGCTCGCCGTGACCGACCTCGCCGGGACCGTGCTCGCCGAGCAGGGCGAGCAGATCGCCATCGCCGACGGCCCGCGACCCGTGCTCGACCGCGTCGCCGACCTCGGCCTCGAGCTGCTCGCGCAGGCACGACGCGACCCCCGCGACCTCGTCAGCGTCGGCGTCGGGCTGCCCGGCCCCGTCGAGCACTCCACCGGGCGACCCATCAACCCGCCGATCATGCCGGGCTGGGACGACGCCGACGTGCCCGGCCTGCTGACCTACCGGCTCGGCGTCCCCGTCCTGGTCGACAACGACGTCAACATCATGGCCGTCGGCGAGCACGCCGCCGCGTGGCGCTCCGTCGACCACCTGCTCTTCGTCAAGGTCGCCACGGGCATCGGCGCGGGGATCATCTCCGACGGCGCGATCCGGCGCGGCGCGCAGGGCGCCGCGGGCGACCTCGGGCACGTCGCGGTCCCGGGCGGCTCGGACCTGCCGTGCCGCTGCGGCAACACCGGCTGCCTCGAAGCCGTCGCCGCCGGTCCCGCCATCGCGGCCGCCCTCAGCGCGCGTGGCCTCGCCGCGCACGACAGCGCCGACGTCGTCGCGCTCGTCCGCTCGGGCGACCCGGCCGCCGGCCGCGAGGTGCGCGACGCCGGACGCCACATCGGCGAGGTGCTCGCCGCGTGCGTGAGCATGCTCAACCCGTCGACGATCGTCGTCGGCGGCATCGTCGCCGAGGCCGGCGAACAGCTCCTCGCAGGCATCCGCGAGGTCGTCTACCGCCGCTCGCTGCCGCTCGCGACCCAGCACCTGCGGATCGTCACGTCGCGCACCGGCGCCCGCGCCGGCGTGCTCGGCGCGGCGACCATGGCCGCCGAGCACGTGCTCTCCGCCGCCGCGGTCGACGCCCTCGTCTCCTGA
- a CDS encoding GNAT family N-acetyltransferase, with protein sequence MKVATDTGPVVRRATGADVDDAGALTAEAYVADGLLRDEDDYTAELRDARRRVREAVLLVAVVPRGGVERGGAPDGDVVVGTVTLAPYGTSYAEVAEPGELEVRMLAVAAEARGRGVAEALMAAALRHAVAEGARRVVLSTIEAMRAARRLYERLGFVPAPARDWAHEHVHVQVLTWTPPDAPGALVEAATWPPLRTVVTSDGWRVGLSGGLTRRANSALPLTRPADVGAAVDEVERLYAEAGQASVVRVGPTTGGAAVEQALLARGYVVASGADVLVRDLDAPWPVDPRAAADIRVAAHPDDAWLGAWLGVKSAGADVPTARAILEGSSAVYLTALDHGRPVGAVRAAFAEDWVGLSCLVVAPEARRRGLARTLTLRAVDVARAHGARRAFLQVEPHNTAAARLYGRLGFAPADRYAYLERALDA encoded by the coding sequence GTGAAGGTCGCGACCGACACCGGTCCGGTGGTGCGGCGGGCGACGGGTGCGGACGTCGACGACGCCGGCGCGCTGACCGCCGAGGCGTACGTCGCCGACGGCCTGCTGCGTGACGAGGACGACTACACGGCGGAGCTGCGCGACGCCCGGCGGCGGGTGCGCGAGGCGGTGCTCCTGGTCGCGGTCGTCCCGCGCGGCGGGGTCGAGCGGGGTGGCGCGCCCGACGGGGACGTCGTCGTCGGCACCGTGACGCTCGCGCCCTACGGCACGTCGTACGCGGAGGTCGCCGAGCCGGGCGAGCTCGAGGTCCGGATGCTCGCGGTCGCGGCCGAGGCCCGCGGGCGCGGCGTCGCGGAGGCGCTCATGGCGGCAGCGCTGCGGCACGCGGTCGCCGAGGGCGCGCGGCGCGTGGTGCTGTCGACGATCGAGGCGATGCGGGCGGCGCGGCGGCTGTACGAGCGCCTGGGGTTCGTGCCGGCACCGGCACGGGACTGGGCGCACGAGCACGTGCACGTGCAGGTGCTCACGTGGACGCCGCCGGACGCGCCGGGTGCCCTCGTCGAGGCCGCGACGTGGCCCCCGCTGCGGACGGTCGTGACGTCGGACGGGTGGCGCGTCGGGCTGTCGGGCGGGCTGACGCGGCGCGCGAACAGCGCGCTGCCGCTGACCCGGCCGGCGGACGTCGGCGCCGCGGTCGACGAGGTCGAGCGCCTGTACGCCGAGGCGGGGCAGGCGTCGGTCGTCCGGGTGGGGCCGACGACGGGCGGCGCCGCCGTCGAGCAGGCGCTGCTGGCGCGCGGTTACGTCGTGGCGTCGGGCGCCGACGTCCTCGTCCGGGACCTCGACGCGCCCTGGCCGGTCGACCCACGGGCTGCGGCGGACATCCGCGTCGCGGCGCACCCGGACGACGCGTGGCTCGGGGCGTGGCTCGGGGTGAAGAGCGCGGGGGCGGACGTGCCGACGGCCCGCGCGATCCTCGAGGGCTCGTCGGCCGTCTACCTCACCGCGCTCGACCACGGCAGGCCCGTCGGTGCGGTGCGGGCGGCGTTCGCCGAGGACTGGGTGGGGCTGTCGTGCCTCGTCGTGGCGCCGGAGGCCCGCCGCCGCGGCCTGGCGCGGACGCTCACGCTGCGGGCCGTCGACGTGGCACGCGCGCACGGCGCACGGCGCGCGTTCCTGCAGGTGGAGCCGCACAACACGGCTGCCGCCCGGCTGTACGGCCGCCTGGGGTTCGCCCCGGCCGACCGGTACGCGTACCTGGAGCGCGCGCTCGACGCCTGA
- the ligA gene encoding NAD-dependent DNA ligase LigA: MTDAVDDAPAAPGPHDAPAGDAAQEVPAQARHRWSELVERIDADQFAYYVLDAPPSSDADYDARLRELAELEERYPGLVTPQSPTQRVGGTFSTDFATAAHVQRMLSLDNAFSDEDVAAWADRALRDLGAAAPHYLCELKIDGLAIALLYQRPRPGEPARLVRAATRGDGRTGEDVTLNVRTIASVPDVLGGDPATHPDVIEIRGEVFLPVEAFARLNEAQVAAGKAPFANPRNAAAGSLRQKDPRVTASRPLGMYAHGIGAFERGSAGGPGIERQSQVYDLLASWGVPTSSHTRVVDGLDGVREMIAYYGEHRHDVEHEIDGVVVKVDEIDLQRRLGATSRAPRWAIAYKYPPEEVVTRLLAIELGIGRTGRATPFAVMEPVFVSGSTVRQATLHNQDVVRAKGVRVGDMVVLRKAGDVIPEIVGPAPQAPDDTVERVEWHMPADCPECGTPLRPMREGDVDLRCPNAESCPAQVRGRVEHIGSRGAFDIEALGEVTAAALTQPDVPSTPPLRTEADLFALVGYGPDAPQDERARVRDASLRTLGAIEVVVRDPETGLPREDEDGNVRRRAPFRRQLTWSKAERARAEADGRELPDWEPSTAARTLLDQLDLAKEKELWRVLVALSIRNVGPTAARALAQEFRSMAALREVVEGDPVAAAERLSGVDGVGPTIAQSLVDWFATPWHAAVVDAWAAAGVRMADTAGEQVARTLEVADEGGTVRGLTVVVTGGLERFSRDEAKEAILSRGGKAAGSVSKKTDFVVVGENAGSKETKARELGLRILDEAGFEALLAGGPAAVADGAAGDGAADRPAPGADDAAAPRAGAGAEGGDA, encoded by the coding sequence GTGACTGACGCCGTCGACGACGCCCCCGCCGCCCCCGGACCGCACGACGCACCCGCGGGGGACGCCGCCCAGGAGGTCCCTGCGCAGGCGCGGCACCGCTGGTCGGAGCTGGTCGAGCGCATCGACGCCGACCAGTTCGCGTACTACGTGCTCGACGCCCCGCCGTCCTCGGACGCCGACTACGACGCGCGGCTGCGCGAGCTCGCCGAGCTCGAGGAGCGCTACCCGGGTCTCGTGACGCCGCAGTCCCCTACGCAGCGGGTCGGCGGGACGTTCTCCACCGACTTCGCGACGGCCGCGCACGTGCAGCGCATGCTGTCGCTGGACAACGCGTTCTCCGACGAGGACGTCGCGGCGTGGGCCGACCGCGCGCTGCGCGACCTCGGCGCCGCGGCTCCGCACTACCTGTGCGAGCTGAAGATCGACGGGCTCGCGATCGCGCTGCTCTACCAGCGTCCCCGGCCGGGTGAGCCGGCGCGGCTCGTGCGTGCCGCGACCCGCGGCGACGGGCGCACGGGCGAGGACGTGACGCTCAACGTCCGCACGATCGCGTCGGTGCCGGACGTGCTCGGGGGCGACCCTGCCACGCACCCGGACGTCATCGAGATCCGCGGCGAGGTGTTCCTGCCGGTCGAGGCGTTCGCGCGCCTCAACGAGGCGCAGGTCGCCGCGGGCAAGGCTCCGTTCGCGAACCCGCGCAACGCGGCGGCGGGCTCGCTGCGGCAGAAGGACCCGCGCGTCACCGCGTCACGGCCGCTCGGGATGTACGCGCACGGCATCGGCGCGTTCGAGCGCGGGTCGGCGGGCGGGCCGGGCATCGAGCGGCAGTCGCAGGTGTACGACCTGCTCGCGTCGTGGGGCGTGCCGACGTCGTCCCACACGCGTGTGGTCGACGGGCTCGACGGGGTGCGGGAGATGATCGCGTACTACGGCGAGCACCGGCACGACGTCGAGCACGAGATCGACGGGGTCGTCGTCAAGGTCGACGAGATCGACCTGCAGCGCCGCCTCGGCGCGACGAGCCGCGCGCCCCGCTGGGCCATCGCGTACAAGTACCCGCCCGAGGAGGTCGTGACGCGACTGCTCGCGATCGAGCTCGGGATCGGGCGCACGGGCCGCGCGACGCCCTTCGCGGTGATGGAGCCGGTGTTCGTCTCGGGCAGCACGGTGCGGCAGGCGACGCTGCACAACCAGGACGTGGTCCGCGCCAAGGGGGTGCGCGTCGGGGACATGGTCGTGCTCCGCAAGGCGGGCGACGTCATCCCCGAGATCGTGGGCCCGGCACCGCAGGCGCCGGACGACACGGTCGAGCGTGTCGAGTGGCACATGCCGGCGGACTGCCCCGAGTGCGGCACCCCGCTGCGGCCCATGCGCGAGGGCGACGTCGACCTGCGCTGCCCCAACGCCGAGTCGTGCCCCGCGCAGGTCCGCGGTCGCGTCGAGCACATCGGCTCGCGCGGCGCGTTCGACATCGAGGCGCTCGGCGAGGTCACGGCCGCGGCGCTCACGCAGCCCGACGTGCCGAGCACGCCGCCGCTGCGCACCGAGGCCGACCTGTTCGCGCTCGTCGGGTACGGGCCGGACGCCCCGCAGGACGAGCGGGCGCGCGTGCGGGACGCGAGCCTGCGCACGCTCGGCGCGATCGAGGTCGTCGTGCGTGACCCCGAGACGGGGCTGCCGCGCGAGGACGAGGACGGCAACGTGCGCCGGCGGGCGCCGTTCCGCCGGCAGCTCACGTGGTCGAAGGCCGAGCGCGCCCGCGCCGAGGCCGACGGGCGGGAGCTGCCCGACTGGGAGCCCTCGACCGCGGCGCGCACGCTGCTGGACCAGCTCGACCTGGCCAAGGAGAAGGAGCTCTGGCGTGTGCTCGTCGCGCTGAGCATCCGCAACGTCGGCCCGACCGCGGCCCGCGCGCTCGCCCAGGAGTTCCGGTCCATGGCGGCGCTGCGCGAGGTCGTCGAGGGCGACCCGGTCGCGGCGGCCGAACGGCTGTCGGGAGTGGACGGGGTCGGCCCGACGATCGCGCAGTCGCTCGTCGACTGGTTCGCGACGCCGTGGCACGCCGCGGTCGTCGACGCGTGGGCCGCGGCCGGGGTGCGCATGGCGGACACCGCGGGCGAGCAGGTGGCCCGCACCCTCGAGGTCGCGGACGAGGGCGGGACCGTGCGCGGCCTGACGGTCGTCGTCACGGGCGGCCTCGAGCGGTTCAGCCGCGACGAGGCGAAGGAGGCGATCCTGTCGCGCGGCGGCAAGGCGGCCGGCAGCGTCTCGAAGAAGACCGACTTCGTGGTCGTGGGGGAGAACGCGGGGTCGAAGGAGACGAAGGCACGCGAGCTGGGGCTGCGCATCCTCGACGAGGCGGGGTTCGAGGCGCTTCTCGCGGGCGGTCCGGCTGCCGTGGCGGACGGGGCAGCCGGCGACGGAGCCGCCGACCGGCCAGCCCCGGGCGCGGACGACGCGGCGGCGCCCCGTGCGGGTGCGGGCGCGGAGGGCGGCGACGCGTGA
- the mnmA gene encoding tRNA 2-thiouridine(34) synthase MnmA has protein sequence MRVLAALSGGVDSAVAAARAVDAGHDVVGVHMALSRTRDQFRTGSRGCCSIEDAGDARRAADVLGIPYYVWDLSERFEETVVADFLAEYEAGRTPNPCVRCNEHIKFAALLDKAVALGFDAVCTGHYARIERAADGTPELHRARDAAKDQSYVLAVMGPQRLARSLFPLGDVASKDETRAEAAARGLSVSAKPDSYDICFVADGDTQGFLRARLGSREGEVVDTTGAVVGTHDGAYAYTVGQRKGLALGRPAPDGRPRYVLAVEPVRNRVVVGPVEELAVGSVEADRAVWFGAAPSTPTACTVQVRAHGAPVDGTAVAGPGGTLHVDLGADAGLRGVAPGQSLVLYDGTRVLGQATVTGTRKATTPSPERAGTAAGTPAGAGAGGRA, from the coding sequence ATGCGCGTGCTCGCGGCCCTCTCCGGGGGCGTCGACTCGGCGGTCGCGGCCGCGCGTGCGGTCGACGCCGGGCACGACGTCGTGGGCGTGCACATGGCGCTGTCCCGCACGCGCGACCAGTTCCGCACGGGCTCGCGGGGCTGCTGCTCGATCGAGGACGCGGGTGACGCGCGCCGCGCCGCCGACGTGCTCGGCATCCCGTACTACGTGTGGGACCTCTCCGAGCGGTTCGAGGAGACCGTCGTGGCCGACTTCCTCGCGGAGTACGAGGCGGGCCGCACGCCCAACCCGTGCGTGCGCTGCAACGAGCACATCAAGTTCGCGGCACTGCTCGACAAGGCCGTCGCGCTCGGCTTCGACGCGGTGTGCACGGGGCACTACGCGCGCATCGAGCGGGCCGCGGACGGCACGCCCGAGCTGCACCGCGCGCGGGACGCCGCCAAGGACCAGTCGTACGTGCTCGCGGTGATGGGCCCGCAGCGGCTCGCCCGGTCGCTGTTCCCCCTGGGCGACGTCGCGTCGAAGGACGAGACGCGGGCGGAGGCCGCCGCGCGCGGGCTGTCGGTGTCGGCCAAGCCGGACTCGTACGACATCTGCTTCGTGGCCGACGGGGACACGCAGGGCTTCCTGCGTGCGCGACTCGGCAGCAGGGAGGGCGAGGTCGTCGACACCACGGGCGCCGTCGTCGGCACGCACGACGGCGCGTACGCGTACACGGTCGGGCAGCGCAAGGGGCTCGCGCTCGGGCGGCCCGCGCCCGACGGCAGGCCGCGGTACGTGCTCGCGGTCGAGCCGGTGCGCAACCGGGTCGTCGTCGGGCCGGTCGAGGAGCTCGCCGTCGGGAGTGTCGAGGCGGACCGGGCGGTGTGGTTCGGGGCGGCGCCGTCGACGCCGACCGCCTGCACCGTGCAGGTCCGTGCGCACGGCGCACCCGTCGACGGCACCGCGGTCGCCGGGCCGGGCGGCACCCTGCACGTCGACCTGGGCGCCGACGCGGGGCTGCGGGGCGTCGCGCCCGGGCAGTCGCTCGTGCTGTACGACGGCACGCGCGTCCTCGGGCAGGCGACGGTGACGGGCACGCGCAAGGCGACGACGCCGTCGCCGGAGCGCGCGGGGACCGCTGCCGGCACACCCGCGGGGGCCGGCGCGGGCGGCCGCGCGTGA
- a CDS encoding cysteine desulfurase family protein, whose product MTSYLDHAATTPMLPEAVRVLTEHLARPGNPSSLHTSGRAARRVVEEARERAAAALGARPSEVVWTSGGTEADNLAIKGLFWARRTHDPDRRRILVPAVEHHAVLDPAFWMAEHAGAELVLLPVDADGVLDVDALRAELEAHGPQAALISVMWANNEVGALQPLDDVVTLARRYGVPVHADAVQAVGQVPVDFAASGLDALTVSGHKVGGPGGAGALLARRGLELTPVQHGGGQERGVRSGTLDAPLLASFAVALDEAVRRRPEHAARVGALRDTLVAGVREAVPDAVLRGPADPGRRLPANAHFTFPGCEGDSLLYLLDSAGVEASTGSACQAGVPRPSHVLLAMGVDEDDARGALRFSLGHTSTEADVAAALAALPAVVDRARAAGLAGRSSGTPAVA is encoded by the coding sequence ATGACGTCCTACCTCGACCATGCGGCGACCACGCCCATGCTCCCCGAGGCGGTCCGGGTCCTGACGGAGCACCTGGCGCGCCCGGGCAACCCGTCGTCCCTGCACACGTCCGGTCGGGCGGCGCGGCGCGTCGTCGAGGAGGCACGGGAGCGTGCCGCCGCGGCGCTCGGCGCCCGGCCCAGCGAGGTCGTCTGGACGTCGGGCGGGACCGAGGCGGACAACCTCGCGATCAAGGGGCTGTTCTGGGCGCGGCGGACGCACGACCCGGACCGGCGCCGGATCCTCGTGCCCGCGGTCGAGCACCACGCCGTCCTCGACCCGGCGTTCTGGATGGCGGAGCACGCGGGGGCCGAGCTGGTGCTGCTGCCCGTCGACGCCGACGGCGTGCTCGACGTCGACGCGCTGCGCGCCGAGCTCGAGGCGCACGGACCGCAGGCCGCGCTCATCTCGGTCATGTGGGCGAACAACGAGGTCGGTGCGCTGCAGCCGCTGGACGACGTCGTGACGCTGGCCCGGCGGTACGGGGTGCCCGTGCACGCCGACGCGGTGCAGGCGGTCGGGCAGGTGCCCGTGGACTTCGCGGCGTCGGGGCTCGACGCGCTGACCGTGTCCGGCCACAAGGTCGGCGGTCCGGGCGGTGCGGGTGCGCTGCTCGCGCGGCGCGGGCTCGAGCTGACGCCCGTGCAGCACGGCGGCGGGCAGGAGCGCGGCGTGCGGTCCGGCACGCTCGACGCACCGCTGCTCGCGTCGTTCGCGGTCGCGCTCGACGAGGCCGTGCGGCGGCGGCCCGAGCACGCGGCGCGCGTCGGTGCGCTCCGGGACACGCTCGTCGCGGGCGTGCGCGAGGCGGTGCCCGACGCGGTGCTGCGAGGCCCGGCGGACCCCGGTCGCCGGCTCCCGGCCAACGCGCACTTCACGTTCCCCGGCTGCGAGGGCGACTCCCTGCTGTACCTGCTGGACTCCGCGGGCGTCGAGGCGTCCACCGGCTCGGCGTGCCAGGCCGGCGTGCCGCGGCCGAGCCACGTGCTGCTCGCGATGGGGGTCGACGAGGACGACGCGCGGGGGGCGCTGCGGTTCTCGCTCGGGCACACGTCGACCGAGGCGGACGTCGCGGCGGCGCTCGCGGCGCTGCCCGCGGTCGTCGACCGGGCGCGTGCGGCCGGGCTCGCGGGCCGGTCGTCGGGCACCCCGGCGGTGGCCTGA
- a CDS encoding phosphotransferase yields MCAVSADEVIALPPAFSGQRLDWRDLPRHVRSRISELAGAQVSAETSATSGFSPGFAAVLEIADGRGVFVKAVSAEQNPVSPHLARAEVRVAAALPPQVPAPRLLWSDDDGDWVLLGFEVVHGRSPELPWRPTDLDAVADAVGALADVEPLPGHDLPRTDDQLADDFTGWRHMAELDEPTREGVVARAGDLGLWARAHHEQLVLWEQEALRVCAGDALVHGDLRADNVMIDDQHRVWLIDWPHASIGAPWLDWAFMLPSVALQGGGDPVTNFRKHAVSEGVSDDDLRAVLAGLAGYFVNSSLQPPPPGIPNLRRFQAAQGVATLRWLRDLT; encoded by the coding sequence ATGTGCGCCGTGAGTGCCGACGAGGTCATCGCCCTGCCGCCCGCGTTCAGCGGCCAGCGGCTGGACTGGCGTGACCTGCCCCGGCACGTCCGGTCCCGGATCAGCGAGCTCGCGGGCGCCCAGGTGAGCGCCGAGACGAGCGCGACCAGCGGCTTCAGCCCCGGCTTCGCCGCCGTGCTCGAGATCGCGGACGGTCGCGGCGTGTTCGTCAAGGCCGTCTCGGCCGAGCAGAACCCCGTCTCGCCGCACCTCGCGCGTGCCGAGGTCCGCGTCGCCGCCGCGCTCCCGCCGCAGGTCCCCGCGCCCCGGCTGCTGTGGTCCGACGACGACGGCGACTGGGTCCTGCTCGGCTTCGAGGTCGTGCACGGCCGCTCCCCCGAGCTGCCCTGGCGTCCCACCGACCTCGACGCCGTCGCGGACGCCGTGGGAGCGCTTGCCGACGTCGAGCCGCTGCCCGGCCACGACCTGCCCCGCACCGACGACCAGCTCGCGGACGACTTCACCGGCTGGCGGCACATGGCCGAGCTCGACGAGCCGACCCGCGAGGGCGTCGTCGCCCGCGCCGGCGACCTCGGCCTGTGGGCGCGCGCGCACCACGAGCAGCTCGTGCTGTGGGAGCAGGAGGCCCTGCGGGTGTGCGCGGGCGACGCGCTCGTGCACGGCGACCTGCGCGCCGACAACGTCATGATCGACGACCAGCACCGCGTCTGGCTCATCGACTGGCCGCACGCGTCGATCGGCGCACCCTGGCTGGACTGGGCGTTCATGCTCCCGAGCGTCGCGCTGCAGGGCGGCGGCGACCCGGTCACGAACTTCCGCAAGCACGCCGTGTCCGAGGGGGTGAGCGACGACGACCTGCGCGCCGTCCTCGCCGGGCTGGCCGGCTACTTCGTCAACAGCTCGCTTCAGCCGCCGCCGCCCGGCATCCCCAACCTGCGCCGGTTCCAGGCCGCCCAGGGCGTCGCGACCCTCCGCTGGCTCCGCGACCTCACCTGA
- a CDS encoding electron transfer flavoprotein subunit alpha/FixB family protein produces the protein MTDLTAAPVLVLLDHTPDGTLRSPVREIVTLAAGLSGGAGVHGAWAGAGEPPAEVLVELGTLGVTHVHRLVADADLHLSAVLAEALGSLVDATGARLVLLVSSFENKEAAARLAVATGAGVVTDADGLVVEDGRYVASKTVFAGTWSTRCAVTAPLAVVAVKANSVTVEAAAAPVAPAVVEHPVAVSAGARRVTLVERTERPSSGRPDLGSAHVVVVGGRGTEGDFSAVEELADVLGGAVGATRVATDEGWIGHDAQIGQTGVTVSPRLYIGAGVSGAVHHRGGMQASGTIVAVNSDADAPIFEIADFGVVGDLFTVLPQAAAELRRLKSEG, from the coding sequence GTGACCGACCTGACCGCCGCGCCCGTGCTCGTCCTGCTCGACCACACGCCCGACGGCACGCTGCGCAGCCCCGTCCGCGAGATCGTCACGCTCGCCGCCGGGCTGTCCGGCGGGGCCGGCGTGCACGGCGCGTGGGCCGGCGCGGGCGAGCCGCCGGCCGAGGTGCTCGTCGAGCTCGGGACGCTCGGCGTCACGCACGTCCACCGTCTCGTCGCGGACGCCGACCTGCACCTGTCCGCCGTCCTCGCCGAGGCGCTCGGCTCGCTCGTCGACGCGACCGGTGCGCGCCTCGTGCTCCTCGTCTCCTCGTTCGAGAACAAGGAGGCCGCCGCGCGCCTCGCCGTGGCGACCGGTGCCGGGGTCGTCACCGACGCCGACGGGCTCGTCGTGGAGGACGGCCGGTACGTCGCGAGCAAGACCGTCTTCGCCGGCACGTGGAGCACCCGCTGCGCCGTGACCGCGCCGCTCGCCGTCGTCGCCGTGAAGGCCAACTCCGTCACCGTCGAGGCTGCTGCCGCACCCGTCGCGCCGGCCGTCGTCGAGCACCCGGTGGCGGTGTCCGCCGGCGCCCGCCGCGTGACCCTCGTGGAGCGCACCGAGCGGCCCTCCAGCGGCCGCCCCGACCTGGGCAGCGCGCACGTCGTCGTCGTCGGCGGCCGCGGCACCGAGGGGGACTTCTCCGCGGTCGAGGAGCTCGCCGACGTGCTCGGCGGCGCCGTCGGTGCGACCCGCGTCGCGACCGACGAGGGCTGGATCGGGCACGACGCGCAGATCGGCCAGACCGGCGTCACCGTCTCGCCGCGGCTCTACATCGGGGCGGGCGTCTCCGGCGCGGTGCACCACCGGGGCGGCATGCAGGCGTCCGGCACGATCGTCGCGGTCAACTCCGACGCCGACGCCCCCATCTTCGAGATCGCCGACTTCGGTGTCGTCGGCGACCTGTTCACGGTGCTGCCGCAGGCGGCGGCGGAGCTCCGCCGTCTGAAGTCCGAGGGCTGA